TTAAAACTTGGGCCAATTCAAAACTCGACCGAGTAATTGCAGTTGGTGCTACGGAAAGACGCCTTAAAGATGCTATTATTCAGACGAAGCACCAACGAGATGTAGTTCAAATTGAAAACCTTGGTCTCTTAGAGCATGCTATTGTATGTAAGTTAGGAACCGAAGCACCAGGGCTAATTTCTGAACTTGGTCCTAAACTTCTTAAGACCCGTTTCTATGCCATTCGTCCGGAGAAGATAGGTCATTTTCTTCAAATAGATTAAGACTATTACGAGTGGGCCGGGTGGGAGTTGAACCCACGACCACCACCTCTCCTAGTTGAGCACGTAAGGGTGGCATCCAAACCAAGCTAGACGACCGGCCCTCTAATGAAAGGCTACGGTTACAACTAAAAAACATTTTTAAATATTATTTCCTCGAGAAATCAAGATAAAGGTGATTTACTTATTGCTATAATTGTGTAAAATTCTTATTTTTGAATTGCATTTTTTTAGTTAGAAACGTTAAAGAATAGCAGTGTATTTACTAGCCCTACGGAGGATATTTTAATGACAGCTTTAAGTTATGTGGAGCCATCAACAATGAAGGCCGTATTCGTAATCGCTTTCACCTCTGGTGTCACAGGTTTGGTATCAATACAACTCTAGATGAAGACATTCTCGGCCACAACGATGACCAAAAGCTAATAAGAGGGACTCCAATGGAAAAGCCAACGGTATTTGTGAGGAGGGCAAGTGGAATTGTCAGAAGCGCTTCACCTACGGATGCGATGATGTTCAACTACAACTCAGTGAATCTGGGCTACACATTATTCCTATGTATGATGGTTCTCACACTACCCGGTGCAATTCTTGTTGGCTCACTAATCCTTACGATTCTACTTATCGTGCCCTTTTTGCTAGTTTACGCATTTTTCACGGCAATCATGCCTCGCTCTGGCGGGGACTACGTATTTGTTAGTAGGACAATGCGCAGGGTTTTTAGCTGGGGGCCTCTCCTTGGGTTCATGGGAAATGCAAGTGTATGGCTGGCAGAGATAATCTTTCTAGCTATCCAAAGTCTTTGGGTTCCAACAATCTACATGTCATCAGCATTTGCAACTCTTGGCTATCTTACGGGTAATACGATTTTTATCAGCTGGGCCCACCTTCTTACTACTCCGAGGTTCTCATTGGTTATAGCGTTGATTGTTATCATCGGGATAGGACTTACAATGCTGCCGGGGATCAAGTTCCATCTTCGATTTCAGTGGTTACTTTGGATAGTTGGCATGCTTGGAGCTATAATTTCGATATTAGTATTATGGTCAGTGTTTCTCGGTGGAGGACATAACGCATTTGTTAATGCTTTCAATGAATTCGCTCTTCGGCACATGGGTCCAGATGCCTATAACCAAATACTAGTTTCATTAGAGAAGGATTTCAATTTCACAGCTATGCCTCCTGACCCTCGTTGGACATTATTTGCAACTGGAGCACTCTTTACAAGCTTTGGATACGCCTACTTTTCTACATACTACGCGGGGGAGATTAGAGAAGCGAACCTCGTTAAGAATCAAATATACTCAATGTTTACACCAGTGTTTCTTATCTTAGTGGTTACGCTTCTCATAATTATTCCGCTACAGTCTATCGCTGGCTCGGTGTTTCTGGGCGGAACCCAGTT
The nucleotide sequence above comes from Candidatus Bathyarchaeota archaeon. Encoded proteins:
- a CDS encoding APC family permease, with product MEKPTVFVRRASGIVRSASPTDAMMFNYNSVNLGYTLFLCMMVLTLPGAILVGSLILTILLIVPFLLVYAFFTAIMPRSGGDYVFVSRTMRRVFSWGPLLGFMGNASVWLAEIIFLAIQSLWVPTIYMSSAFATLGYLTGNTIFISWAHLLTTPRFSLVIALIVIIGIGLTMLPGIKFHLRFQWLLWIVGMLGAIISILVLWSVFLGGGHNAFVNAFNEFALRHMGPDAYNQILVSLEKDFNFTAMPPDPRWTLFATGALFTSFGYAYFSTYYAGEIREANLVKNQIYSMFTPVFLILVVTLLIIIPLQSIAGSVFLGGTQLISLIAAESWPLPVMPSVFFFIGLLIENPILNIIVQISGVAWNLLICAILFPMLTRCIFAWSFDRVFPEKLAAVDTRFHSPYAAVIFITILAGFLATLFTFWREATELAYIAVYGASGIMIVTAFLFVSIAAILFPFVMKDIYQVSPVSKYKVGKFPLMSIVGVASTAVMLMFAYMYFTIPELGIAASPMAQLIVATTIIVATVVYLIAKVVQRFRGIDLSIVYAQIPPE